The following are from one region of the Gehongia tenuis genome:
- the obgE gene encoding GTPase ObgE: MFVDRADITIKAGNGGNGCVSFHREKYVANGGPDGGDGGKGGDVVFVASDHLRTLMDFRYKRKFTAGNGEDGKSDNRTGKNGLDLIVEVPVGTLVRDESGRILADMNEDGKRRVVMVGGKGGRGNARFATATRQAPRFAQEGEKVGERRVELELKSIADVGLVGFPNVGKSTLLSRTTKARPKIANYHFTTLTPNLGVVSLEGHESFVMADIPGLIEGAAEGAGLGHDFLRHVERTRMLIHVLDISGCEGRDPLEDYDQIMSELREYSEKLAARPKIVAANKTDLPDSEENLKRLKEKLEPEDVPVYAISAATGAGVNELMWAAVRMLREIPVDEESFAEAEDLLEAKVDQRAYEINRDSAGTYIVEGPLAEALMRRVNFEDSESLRYFQRVLIQRGVIDALRKAGAKDGDSVRVDELEFDFME; encoded by the coding sequence ATGTTTGTAGATCGCGCTGATATTACCATCAAGGCGGGCAACGGCGGCAACGGCTGCGTGAGCTTTCACCGGGAGAAATATGTTGCAAACGGCGGACCCGACGGCGGGGACGGTGGCAAGGGGGGCGACGTGGTCTTTGTGGCCTCCGATCACCTGCGCACGCTGATGGATTTTCGGTATAAGAGAAAGTTTACTGCTGGAAACGGCGAAGACGGCAAAAGTGACAACCGCACAGGAAAAAACGGTCTTGATCTTATTGTGGAGGTGCCGGTGGGCACGCTGGTAAGGGATGAGTCGGGGAGGATCCTGGCCGACATGAACGAGGACGGCAAGCGCCGCGTGGTGATGGTGGGCGGTAAGGGCGGCAGAGGCAACGCCAGGTTTGCTACCGCCACCCGGCAGGCTCCTAGATTTGCCCAGGAAGGTGAGAAGGTGGGGGAACGCAGGGTGGAGCTGGAGCTCAAGAGTATCGCTGACGTGGGCCTTGTAGGCTTCCCCAATGTGGGAAAATCCACGTTGCTTTCCCGAACCACCAAGGCACGGCCCAAGATTGCCAACTATCATTTCACCACGCTGACCCCCAATCTTGGTGTGGTGAGCTTGGAGGGCCATGAAAGCTTCGTCATGGCGGATATCCCGGGGCTTATCGAGGGAGCCGCGGAAGGAGCGGGCCTGGGGCATGATTTTCTGCGCCATGTGGAGCGCACCCGTATGTTGATCCATGTTCTGGATATTTCCGGATGCGAGGGCCGGGATCCGCTGGAGGATTACGACCAGATCATGAGTGAGCTTCGGGAATACAGTGAAAAGCTGGCGGCACGGCCCAAGATTGTTGCGGCCAACAAGACGGATCTTCCGGACAGTGAAGAGAATTTGAAGCGGCTAAAGGAAAAGCTGGAGCCTGAGGATGTGCCGGTTTATGCCATTTCTGCAGCTACCGGCGCGGGCGTGAACGAACTGATGTGGGCAGCGGTGCGGATGCTCCGAGAGATCCCCGTGGACGAGGAAAGCTTTGCCGAGGCGGAGGACCTGCTGGAAGCTAAGGTGGACCAAAGGGCCTATGAGATCAACCGTGATTCTGCCGGAACCTATATTGTGGAGGGCCCATTGGCGGAAGCGCTCATGCGGCGGGTGAATTTTGAAGACAGCGAGTCTCTCCGCTATTTCCAGCGAGTGCTGATTCAGCGGGGCGTGATCGACGCTTTGCGAAAAGCCGGAGCCAAGGATGGCGATTCGGTTCGCGTAGATGAACTGGAATTTGATTTTATGGAATGA
- a CDS encoding cupin domain-containing protein, whose product MIIEPKDRKVDASEHKWGGYGTTITKTIVETSSLPHCRVFGVIELEPGSGIGYHVHNNEAEVYYILEGRAKVNDNNEKECILKPGDTLQTNDGMGHSIEAVGEETLKFVAVVITNG is encoded by the coding sequence ATGATTATTGAGCCCAAGGACCGCAAGGTGGATGCTTCAGAGCACAAGTGGGGCGGCTACGGCACGACCATCACCAAGACCATTGTGGAAACCTCATCCCTGCCCCATTGCCGTGTGTTCGGCGTGATCGAGCTGGAGCCCGGTTCCGGCATCGGTTACCATGTGCATAACAATGAGGCCGAGGTTTACTACATTCTGGAAGGCCGGGCCAAGGTGAACGACAACAATGAAAAGGAATGTATTTTGAAGCCGGGGGACACCCTGCAGACCAACGACGGCATGGGCCACAGCATCGAGGCTGTGGGCGAGGAAACGCTGAAATTTGTGGCTGTGGTCATCACCAACGGCTAA
- the rsfS gene encoding ribosome silencing factor: MENIKQWVDKICEVLDDKKALDIETIEIGKLTIIADYFVIASGRSTLQVKALCDELENAMDEAGMPVFRKDGYEGGRWIVMDYGSIIVHLFHTEERQFYDLERLWTDGENRSQYHQQDA, from the coding sequence ATGGAGAATATCAAACAGTGGGTGGATAAGATCTGTGAAGTGCTGGATGACAAGAAGGCGCTGGACATTGAGACCATTGAAATTGGCAAGCTGACCATAATCGCGGATTATTTCGTGATCGCTTCGGGAAGGTCGACGCTGCAGGTGAAAGCCCTGTGCGATGAGCTTGAAAACGCCATGGATGAGGCGGGTATGCCTGTTTTCCGCAAGGATGGCTACGAGGGCGGCCGGTGGATCGTCATGGACTACGGCAGCATTATCGTTCATCTGTTCCATACGGAGGAGCGGCAGTTCTATGATCTTGAAAGGCTGTGGACTGACGGCGAGAACCGAAGCCAGTACCATCAGCAGGATGCATAA
- a CDS encoding putative quinol monooxygenase encodes MITIVAKFIIKKECVDEFKKLAWELVVGSRNEAGNVSYNLYQDRANPGVLTFIEQWKDEAAIDFHNATEHFTSAIAAMEPLEEAAPEINQYDQLS; translated from the coding sequence ATGATTACCATTGTAGCCAAGTTCATCATCAAAAAGGAATGCGTTGACGAGTTCAAGAAACTGGCCTGGGAGCTGGTGGTGGGCAGCCGGAACGAAGCCGGCAACGTCTCCTACAATCTTTATCAGGACCGCGCCAACCCGGGAGTTCTGACCTTCATCGAGCAGTGGAAGGATGAGGCGGCCATCGATTTCCACAACGCCACCGAACACTTCACCTCGGCCATTGCGGCCATGGAGCCTTTGGAGGAGGCAGCCCCGGAGATCAATCAATACGACCAGCTGTCCTAA
- the yqeK gene encoding bis(5'-nucleosyl)-tetraphosphatase (symmetrical) YqeK, which produces MKITEAMKAEWMEYLKARLKPKRLKHSIGVAETAVLLAKRYGADENKAYAAGLLHDAAKGLPKESYLSAAREAGRTPDAVETASPDILHGYVAAAMVRRDLEITDPEILEAIECHTVGKAGMSTLDKIIFVADYLEPGRDYPGVEALRAKAEEGLNLVVLAAIRQTVDYLFEKNAPIHPRVLEAYNEIVRR; this is translated from the coding sequence TTGAAGATTACGGAAGCCATGAAGGCTGAATGGATGGAATACCTAAAGGCGCGGCTGAAGCCAAAACGGCTCAAGCACAGCATTGGGGTGGCGGAAACCGCCGTACTGCTTGCAAAGCGTTACGGCGCCGATGAGAATAAAGCCTATGCCGCGGGACTGCTCCATGACGCGGCGAAGGGCCTTCCGAAGGAAAGCTATCTTTCCGCCGCACGGGAGGCGGGACGAACGCCGGACGCTGTGGAAACGGCATCCCCGGATATCCTTCATGGTTACGTGGCGGCGGCGATGGTGCGGAGGGATCTTGAAATCACGGATCCGGAAATTCTTGAGGCCATCGAATGCCACACCGTGGGCAAGGCGGGAATGTCGACCCTCGACAAGATCATTTTTGTGGCCGATTATTTGGAGCCGGGCCGGGACTATCCCGGCGTGGAGGCCCTTCGGGCCAAGGCGGAGGAGGGACTCAACCTCGTGGTGCTGGCAGCGATCCGGCAAACAGTGGACTATTTATTTGAAAAAAATGCCCCCATACACCCCAGGGTGCTGGAGGCTTACAACGAAATCGTGAGGAGGTAA
- the nadD gene encoding nicotinate-nucleotide adenylyltransferase yields the protein MQSNRDHKVGLLGGTFNPVHMGHLHMAKGALKVVDEVWFLPLNIPPHKPTYEVVEGRHRAAMIEAAIRDEAHFKVCTVELDRGGVTYTVDTLQELKERYPAYTFYYIVGADTVFQMTTWKNAHEAMRLTQFLVVCRPGEAREKLTARMEELQEEGVGLTLLDLPEIDVSSTKVREALKRRESLAGLLPKPVADYIDRWGLYR from the coding sequence TTGCAGAGCAACAGGGACCATAAAGTGGGACTTCTCGGGGGCACCTTCAATCCGGTGCATATGGGCCATCTTCATATGGCCAAGGGAGCCCTCAAAGTTGTGGATGAGGTTTGGTTTCTGCCACTCAATATTCCGCCGCACAAACCCACCTACGAGGTGGTGGAGGGCCGGCACCGGGCGGCCATGATCGAGGCGGCCATCCGGGATGAAGCGCATTTTAAGGTGTGCACAGTGGAGCTCGACCGGGGCGGCGTCACCTATACGGTGGATACCCTTCAGGAACTCAAAGAGAGGTACCCCGCATATACTTTTTATTACATCGTGGGTGCCGATACGGTCTTTCAGATGACCACCTGGAAGAATGCCCATGAGGCGATGAGGCTGACCCAGTTTTTGGTGGTTTGCCGTCCGGGGGAAGCCAGAGAAAAGCTGACGGCCCGGATGGAGGAACTTCAGGAAGAAGGGGTGGGGCTGACGCTGCTGGATCTTCCGGAGATCGACGTTTCCTCCACCAAGGTGCGTGAAGCGCTGAAGCGCCGGGAGAGCCTTGCGGGACTCCTGCCCAAACCCGTCGCCGATTATATTGACCGTTGGGGGCTGTATCGTTGA
- a CDS encoding ABC transporter ATP-binding protein — MLEIIDLTKKYDRSLAVDHLNLTVESGEIGVLLGPNGAGKSTTIKCIAGLLRFKGEVRICGYGNKTLEAKRRLGYVPEMPVMYEYLTVREHLEFIARAYRVPDWEKSAEELMERFELLDKAGKTGRELSKGMQQKVSVCCALLPKPELLLFDEPLVGLDPKAIKEIKTIFQELKAEGRTILVSTHILDTMENFWDRTMIMMNGKVAASRTKAEVDAQNESLEDLFFAITEGEKEATP; from the coding sequence ATGCTTGAGATCATCGATTTGACCAAGAAATACGATAGATCCTTGGCCGTGGATCATTTAAACCTGACCGTTGAGTCAGGAGAAATTGGTGTGCTGCTGGGACCCAACGGAGCCGGCAAGAGCACCACCATCAAGTGTATTGCAGGCCTGCTGCGGTTCAAGGGCGAGGTCCGCATCTGCGGATACGGCAATAAGACCCTCGAAGCCAAACGGCGTCTTGGCTATGTGCCGGAGATGCCGGTCATGTATGAATATCTGACGGTACGGGAGCATCTGGAATTCATTGCACGCGCCTATCGTGTCCCCGATTGGGAAAAAAGCGCTGAGGAACTGATGGAGCGCTTTGAACTTCTGGACAAAGCCGGCAAGACTGGCCGCGAGCTATCCAAGGGTATGCAGCAAAAGGTCAGCGTCTGCTGCGCTCTTTTGCCAAAGCCCGAGCTCCTGCTCTTTGATGAGCCCTTGGTGGGACTCGATCCCAAAGCCATCAAGGAAATCAAGACCATTTTTCAGGAACTGAAAGCGGAGGGCCGCACCATTCTGGTCAGCACCCATATCCTGGACACCATGGAGAACTTCTGGGACCGGACCATGATCATGATGAACGGAAAGGTGGCGGCAAGCCGCACCAAGGCTGAGGTGGACGCCCAAAACGAATCCCTGGAGGATCTGTTCTTCGCGATCACCGAGGGCGAGAAGGAGGCGACCCCATGA
- a CDS encoding ECF transporter S component, with protein sequence MKMKAKTLTTLALMIALTVILGLTPLGYIPIGAIEITLMCIPVVVGTLVLGLKPGLILGLAFGVTSLIKALTAPPALLVPLLDQPLVLYTSVFLPRLLIPLTTWLVYRACQRLKPALSIGISAAVGSLTNTVFFLGLIILLGADKVAEGFGMTVGAVIGTLATVGATNGLPEAAVAVIVTIPVVKALQKLNQ encoded by the coding sequence ATGAAAATGAAGGCAAAAACACTCACGACTTTGGCACTGATGATCGCACTGACGGTGATCCTCGGACTGACGCCCCTTGGCTACATCCCCATTGGAGCCATCGAGATCACCCTCATGTGTATCCCAGTGGTGGTGGGAACGCTGGTGCTTGGACTAAAACCTGGGCTCATTCTGGGTCTTGCGTTTGGCGTCACCAGCCTCATCAAGGCGCTGACGGCGCCGCCGGCTCTGCTGGTACCCCTGCTGGACCAGCCGCTGGTGCTTTACACCAGCGTATTTCTGCCAAGGCTTCTCATTCCGCTGACCACTTGGCTGGTGTATCGGGCCTGCCAAAGACTGAAGCCAGCACTGTCCATCGGCATCTCGGCAGCGGTGGGTTCGCTCACCAACACCGTCTTTTTTCTCGGACTCATCATACTTTTGGGAGCGGACAAGGTTGCTGAAGGATTTGGCATGACCGTGGGCGCGGTGATCGGGACCCTGGCCACCGTGGGAGCCACCAATGGGCTGCCTGAGGCAGCGGTGGCGGTGATTGTGACCATTCCTGTGGTGAAGGCCTTACAGAAGTTGAATCAATAA
- a CDS encoding putative ABC exporter domain-containing protein: MSALGYLVRRNIINRLKNILHKPGLLIFYIIIIGCLVFSMFAGESGDIHAAGLEEYLEPLAMVLFVWIVLSCLKAGTSRGATLFSMADVNLLFTAPVDPRRTLLYGIVQQMGMVLITLFVFICQIPNLKNFFGLPVEQSIILLLIATVLIFLGRLLTMLVYAFAAGNSKRIRIMKGLFYLCLAAVVLSVLLPLMDTQSLAGTAQAFYDNPVIRWFPIAGWFAQTALGLMTGTLPILPLVLSLGSIVLVIAGLLTVQPDYFEDVLQNSEYTQKIRDAAKSGQVQSTSTRKIRISREGIHGGSGAGVFLRMHLISLRRKGFFLFDGFTLFYILVSVCAYWLFSESYSIALSLFMCVYLYSLLMGNGPALQELTRPYIYLVPDTPWRKCLYLSLSNVIKCITDGILIFGLTALIHGIFWVEAALCVIAFGTFSLVSSANNLLVSRILADSHRNGLVLMAYFLFEILLILPGILAFILLPMALPALGVYGGYAAMILINTGIGFLVLFLCRGILHNMETT, translated from the coding sequence ATGAGCGCCCTAGGCTATCTTGTTCGCCGCAATATCATCAACCGTTTGAAAAATATTTTGCATAAGCCCGGCCTTTTGATCTTCTATATCATTATTATCGGCTGCCTGGTCTTCTCCATGTTTGCCGGTGAAAGCGGTGATATCCATGCCGCCGGCCTTGAAGAGTATCTTGAACCGCTGGCTATGGTGCTGTTCGTCTGGATTGTTCTCTCCTGCCTTAAGGCGGGCACGTCCCGCGGCGCCACACTCTTTTCCATGGCCGACGTAAATCTGCTTTTCACAGCGCCCGTGGACCCCCGGCGCACCCTTCTTTATGGCATTGTACAGCAGATGGGCATGGTCCTCATCACACTGTTTGTCTTTATCTGCCAGATTCCCAACCTCAAGAACTTTTTCGGTCTGCCGGTGGAGCAGTCCATCATCCTGCTTCTCATCGCCACAGTGCTCATCTTCCTCGGGCGGCTTTTAACCATGCTGGTCTACGCCTTTGCGGCGGGCAATTCCAAGCGCATCCGCATCATGAAGGGTCTGTTCTATCTATGTCTGGCGGCAGTGGTGCTTTCCGTTCTTCTGCCCCTTATGGACACGCAGAGCCTCGCTGGAACAGCGCAGGCCTTCTATGATAATCCAGTAATCCGCTGGTTTCCCATTGCCGGATGGTTCGCCCAGACGGCGCTGGGCCTGATGACAGGCACCCTGCCCATCCTGCCTTTGGTGCTGTCCCTCGGCTCCATCGTCCTTGTCATCGCGGGTCTTCTCACCGTTCAGCCGGACTATTTCGAGGACGTGCTGCAAAATAGCGAGTACACTCAAAAGATCAGGGATGCCGCCAAGAGCGGCCAGGTGCAGAGCACCTCCACACGCAAGATCCGCATCAGCCGGGAGGGCATTCACGGCGGATCGGGAGCCGGAGTTTTTCTCCGGATGCACCTCATCAGTCTTCGCCGGAAAGGCTTTTTCCTCTTCGACGGTTTTACCCTGTTCTATATTCTGGTGTCCGTTTGCGCCTACTGGCTTTTTTCTGAAAGCTATTCCATCGCCCTGTCCCTGTTCATGTGCGTGTACCTTTACAGTCTGCTCATGGGCAACGGACCGGCTCTGCAGGAGCTCACCCGCCCCTACATCTATCTGGTCCCGGATACTCCCTGGCGCAAATGCCTTTATCTATCCCTGTCCAACGTCATCAAGTGTATAACCGACGGTATTTTAATCTTTGGACTCACCGCGCTGATCCACGGCATATTCTGGGTGGAAGCCGCCCTGTGCGTAATCGCCTTTGGCACCTTCAGCCTGGTTTCCTCCGCCAACAATCTGCTGGTCTCCCGCATTCTGGCTGACTCCCACAGAAACGGCCTGGTGCTGATGGCCTATTTCCTGTTTGAGATTCTGCTCATTCTGCCGGGTATCCTGGCCTTCATTCTCCTGCCCATGGCACTGCCCGCGCTTGGCGTGTACGGCGGATATGCGGCCATGATCCTCATCAATACGGGCATCGGTTTTCTGGTGCTGTTCCTCTGCCGGGGCATTCTGCACAATATGGAAACCACGTAA
- the yhbY gene encoding ribosome assembly RNA-binding protein YhbY: MTSKERSYLRGLANDLEPIVHVGKGGIGENMVRQVDDALEARELIKGTVLQSSDVSAREVCDELCDAVGAEPVQVIGSRFVLYRKSKDHQRLFLDKVASATKPLKSPKAPRPRSKRPTTR; encoded by the coding sequence TTGACAAGTAAGGAAAGAAGCTATTTGCGAGGTCTGGCCAATGACCTGGAGCCCATCGTGCATGTGGGCAAGGGAGGTATCGGCGAAAACATGGTCCGGCAGGTGGATGACGCGCTGGAGGCGCGAGAACTCATTAAGGGCACTGTGCTTCAGTCCAGCGACGTATCCGCCCGTGAGGTGTGCGACGAGCTGTGCGATGCTGTGGGCGCTGAACCCGTTCAAGTGATCGGTAGTCGATTTGTGCTCTATAGAAAATCCAAAGATCATCAAAGACTTTTTTTGGATAAGGTCGCTTCGGCCACAAAGCCTTTGAAAAGCCCGAAGGCGCCGAGGCCAAGAAGCAAAAGGCCCACGACACGGTAA
- a CDS encoding type III pantothenate kinase: protein MFLAVDAGNTNIKIGVYEGVRLIKSWRMETDWNKTSDEYGLAAVEFFRFLGLRPKDVDGAILSSVVPSLNYTLERMIKTFFEVEPLVVGPGIKTGINILYDSPRAVGADRICNAVAAYEVYGGPCITIDFGTATTFGAVSGKGDFMGGTICPGIKVALEALHEHAARLPKVELIKPPGVLCKNTISGMQAGIVYGYIGQVDYIVGRMKTEMKQDGVKVIATGGMAKLIASESKVIDHVDKLLTLKGLQILYRRNVEGGVLS from the coding sequence ATGTTTTTAGCGGTTGACGCAGGGAACACCAACATCAAGATCGGCGTCTATGAAGGTGTCCGGCTCATCAAATCCTGGAGGATGGAGACGGACTGGAACAAGACCTCCGATGAGTATGGACTGGCGGCGGTGGAATTTTTCCGCTTCCTTGGGCTTCGGCCCAAGGATGTGGATGGAGCCATTTTAAGCTCAGTGGTGCCCTCCCTCAACTATACATTGGAGCGAATGATTAAAACCTTTTTTGAGGTGGAACCGCTGGTGGTGGGGCCCGGCATTAAAACGGGCATCAATATCCTCTATGATTCGCCGCGGGCGGTGGGCGCGGACCGCATCTGCAATGCTGTCGCAGCCTATGAGGTGTATGGAGGACCCTGCATCACCATCGACTTTGGCACCGCGACCACCTTTGGTGCGGTATCGGGCAAGGGAGATTTTATGGGCGGGACCATCTGTCCAGGTATCAAGGTGGCTCTGGAAGCGCTTCATGAACACGCCGCCCGGCTGCCCAAAGTGGAGCTCATCAAGCCCCCGGGTGTTCTTTGCAAGAACACCATATCCGGCATGCAGGCGGGCATCGTCTACGGCTACATCGGTCAGGTGGATTATATCGTGGGCCGCATGAAAACGGAGATGAAGCAGGATGGCGTGAAGGTCATCGCAACCGGCGGTATGGCAAAGCTCATTGCCTCCGAGTCCAAAGTGATCGACCATGTGGATAAGCTGCTCACGCTGAAGGGTTTGCAGATTCTGTACCGGCGCAATGTGGAAGGAGGCGTTTTATCATGA
- a CDS encoding glycine--tRNA ligase, with protein sequence MAANNEKSMESIIALCKGRGFIYAGSEIYGGLANSWDYGPLGSELKNNVKKAWHKKFVQESPYNVAIDAAILMNPRTWEASGHIGGFSDPLMDCKECKTRHRADKLIEDYQMAQGEEANTNGWDKDRMEAYIEEVQLPCPSCGKHNFTPIRQFNLMFKTFQGVTEDTASTIYLRPETAQGIFVNFKNVQRTTRKRVPFGIAQIGKSFRNEITPGNFIFRTREFEQMELEFFCKPGEDLEWFHYWKDFCFNWLKSLGVKEDHLRLRDHAKEELSHYSKATTDIEFLFPFGWGELWGIADRTDFDLKQHMTFSGESLEYMDPTTNERYVPYCIEPSLGADRVLLAFLSDAYEEEPLEGGDTRTVLHLHPYLAPIKVAVLPLQKKLGEKGREVFAMLAKEFRVDYDETGSIGKRYRRQDEIGTPYCVTVDFETLEEGTVTIRERDTMQQIRVPLEGLTDYFREHLAF encoded by the coding sequence ATGGCGGCAAACAATGAAAAATCCATGGAATCCATCATCGCCCTGTGCAAGGGCAGGGGCTTCATCTATGCGGGCAGCGAGATCTACGGCGGGCTCGCCAATTCCTGGGACTACGGTCCTTTGGGCTCCGAGCTTAAAAACAATGTCAAAAAAGCCTGGCATAAGAAATTCGTACAGGAGTCTCCCTACAACGTGGCAATCGATGCGGCGATTCTGATGAATCCCCGCACCTGGGAGGCGTCCGGTCATATCGGCGGATTCTCCGATCCTCTCATGGACTGCAAGGAATGCAAGACCCGCCACCGGGCCGATAAGCTTATCGAGGATTATCAGATGGCCCAGGGTGAGGAGGCCAACACCAACGGCTGGGACAAGGACCGGATGGAAGCTTATATCGAGGAAGTGCAGCTCCCCTGCCCAAGCTGCGGCAAACACAACTTCACGCCCATCCGTCAGTTTAATCTCATGTTCAAGACGTTCCAGGGTGTGACCGAGGACACCGCCTCCACCATCTATCTGCGTCCTGAGACGGCTCAGGGGATCTTTGTCAACTTCAAAAACGTGCAGCGCACCACCCGCAAGCGGGTTCCCTTTGGCATCGCCCAGATCGGAAAATCCTTCCGCAACGAGATCACCCCCGGCAACTTCATCTTCCGCACCCGGGAGTTTGAACAGATGGAGCTGGAATTTTTCTGCAAGCCCGGCGAGGATCTGGAATGGTTCCACTACTGGAAGGATTTCTGCTTTAACTGGCTGAAGAGCCTTGGCGTGAAGGAAGATCATCTGCGGCTCAGGGATCATGCCAAGGAGGAGCTGTCCCACTACAGCAAAGCCACCACCGATATCGAGTTCCTGTTCCCCTTCGGCTGGGGCGAACTTTGGGGCATAGCTGACCGCACGGATTTTGATCTCAAACAGCATATGACCTTCAGCGGCGAGAGCCTGGAATACATGGATCCCACCACCAACGAGCGATATGTTCCTTACTGCATCGAGCCCTCCCTGGGTGCCGACCGCGTACTGCTGGCTTTCCTCAGTGACGCCTATGAGGAGGAACCGTTGGAGGGCGGCGACACCCGTACGGTGCTTCACCTTCACCCCTACCTTGCGCCCATCAAGGTCGCCGTGCTTCCCCTGCAAAAGAAGCTGGGCGAGAAGGGCCGAGAGGTCTTTGCCATGCTGGCCAAGGAATTCCGGGTGGATTACGACGAGACGGGCAGCATCGGCAAGCGTTACCGCCGTCAGGACGAGATTGGAACGCCCTACTGCGTCACCGTGGACTTCGAAACGCTGGAAGAGGGCACCGTCACCATTCGGGAACGGGATACCATGCAGCAGATCCGCGTACCCCTTGAAGGGTTGACCGATTATTTCCGCGAGCATTTGGCATTCTAA
- a CDS encoding glycerate kinase has translation MRIVAVPDSFKGCLSAVEAADAIEKGARLACPDAEVIKVPMADGGEGTVDALVMAAGGRRVACRALDPLGREIESFYGLIDEGRTAVIEMAAASGLPLLQKDELNPLKASTYGTGQLIAHALDRGVERIIIGIGGSATNDGGLGMAKALGARFSGENGEAGEGGGALAAVTAVDVSALHPRLREVAIEAACDVTNPLCGPKGASAVFGPQKGADEAMIKQLDAGLAHYASILKRDLGRDIENVPGSGAAGGLGGGLMAFLNARLLPGIDIITGAAGLAEKIQSADLVITGEGRTDEQTLYGKVPSGVAKLAHGVPVVCLSGGLLEGYQALYQHGVTAVFSIAQRPVTLEEAMEHSAEWLAQCTQAIVRLMNR, from the coding sequence ATGCGCATTGTTGCGGTTCCGGATTCTTTTAAAGGCTGCCTTTCCGCAGTGGAGGCGGCGGATGCTATTGAAAAGGGTGCTCGCCTCGCCTGTCCCGATGCTGAGGTCATCAAAGTACCCATGGCCGACGGCGGCGAAGGCACGGTGGATGCCCTTGTTATGGCGGCTGGCGGACGCCGGGTCGCCTGCAGGGCTCTCGATCCTCTGGGACGAGAGATCGAGTCCTTTTACGGATTGATTGACGAGGGAAGGACCGCTGTGATCGAAATGGCCGCGGCGTCCGGCCTTCCCCTGCTCCAAAAGGACGAGCTGAATCCTTTGAAGGCTTCGACCTATGGAACGGGCCAGCTGATTGCACATGCTCTGGATCGCGGGGTGGAGCGCATTATCATCGGCATCGGCGGCAGCGCCACCAATGACGGCGGATTGGGGATGGCCAAAGCCCTTGGCGCGAGGTTCAGCGGTGAGAACGGTGAGGCGGGCGAGGGCGGCGGTGCGCTTGCAGCCGTCACAGCTGTGGACGTCTCCGCTCTTCACCCAAGGCTCCGGGAAGTTGCCATCGAAGCCGCCTGTGACGTAACCAATCCCCTTTGCGGGCCGAAGGGTGCTTCCGCCGTGTTCGGCCCCCAGAAGGGCGCGGATGAGGCCATGATAAAACAGCTGGACGCGGGCCTCGCCCATTATGCCAGCATCTTAAAGCGGGATCTGGGCAGGGATATTGAGAACGTTCCTGGCAGCGGTGCTGCCGGCGGTCTTGGCGGCGGACTCATGGCTTTTTTGAATGCGAGGCTTTTGCCCGGCATCGATATCATCACCGGGGCCGCCGGTCTGGCCGAAAAGATTCAAAGTGCGGACCTGGTCATCACCGGCGAGGGCCGAACCGATGAACAGACCCTCTATGGCAAGGTTCCTTCCGGCGTTGCCAAGCTGGCTCATGGGGTCCCGGTGGTCTGCCTTTCCGGCGGGCTTCTGGAAGGCTACCAAGCATTGTATCAACATGGCGTCACCGCCGTATTCAGTATTGCCCAGCGTCCCGTCACTCTGGAGGAAGCGATGGAGCATTCCGCCGAATGGCTGGCCCAGTGCACACAAGCGATTGTACGCCTTATGAATCGTTAG
- a CDS encoding TspO/MBR family protein has protein sequence MKTKTRCIVFPIAIVLALAGIATLGVDTHSQWYINLIKPVFQPPPWAFGAAWAVIYGLIAYALVRVCLTGKPERKKLYGYFALNGFFNVIWNYLFFRLHNPLLSLIDIVLVFITIVILIRKTHAVDRTASYLLYAYLGWVGFATVINYSIYMLNL, from the coding sequence ATGAAAACGAAAACCCGCTGCATTGTCTTTCCCATCGCCATCGTGCTGGCCCTGGCCGGCATCGCCACGCTGGGGGTGGACACCCATTCGCAATGGTATATCAATCTCATCAAGCCGGTATTTCAGCCGCCGCCCTGGGCCTTTGGCGCCGCCTGGGCGGTGATCTACGGGCTCATTGCCTATGCGCTTGTCCGCGTGTGCCTGACAGGAAAACCGGAGCGGAAAAAGCTCTATGGCTATTTTGCATTGAACGGCTTTTTCAATGTAATTTGGAATTATCTCTTTTTCCGGCTTCACAATCCGCTTTTGTCGCTGATTGACATCGTGCTGGTCTTCATCACCATCGTGATTCTTATCCGAAAGACCCATGCTGTGGACCGAACAGCATCCTATCTTCTGTACGCCTATCTGGGCTGGGTGGGTTTTGCGACGGTGATCAATTACTCCATCTACATGCTCAACCTTTGA